The nucleotide window TTCATCTTGTTTGTGTCTTTATCTCATCTTGGGGATTTTGGCTTCAGATCCAGACCCTTACAGAGCACCATAAGAGAGTTATCTGTTTGTGCTGAACTTTTGAGATACAGAGTACCAGCTTGCCACTGACCTGGAAATTCctgattgatgagaaactctTATTTGTGTTCCCTGCTGCAGGacaaggcaaaagcaaaaatctgcTAATGTGGATAGTCCACGTCCTCATGTATGTTGGCAGATGGCAGAGAAACATGAGGCAGCTATGGTTATGGTGATGCAAATCTATGTTTTGCAGCAGCCTCTTCATGTGTATTGTATTAATTCCAGTCATCGCTCAGAGGAAGATATATGTATTCAATGAGGTTGCTTAAAGGGCATCTAACAAACTTTCTGACTCTTGCAAGGGAaatgtcccagcccatggcagggggtttggaattagatggtcttttccaacccaagccattccagcacctgaaggggtCTACAAGAGAGCTGTGGAGGaacattttacaaaggcatgtagtgataggactcGGGTGAATGGCTATAAATTTGAGAGCAGCAGATTTAGACCAGGCATAAGGAGGTATTCCTTCCTAATGAGAGTGGTGAgcctctggcacaggttgcccagggaagctgtggctgccccatccctggaggtgttcaaagccaggttgaatggggccttgggcagcctggtctagtggcagttgtccctgccaatggcagggggttgaaactggatgatctttaaagtcccttccaacaaaactgttctatgattctatgattcaacatCTGGACAAGGTGACAAGGTCACCTTTATCATTGTTACAATTGATTCCTGTTACAATTGTACATCAATCTCAGCTTTTGTCTAAAGGGCAATAGTTTGTCCTCAGGGTCCTTCTTATTTTCTAAGTTAAAAAATCTTGATAATCCTTTCAAAaagaactgttattttttactCTTGATTGTTCTCCAAGTGAACTATGCATAAAAGTTTTATGTCACGCTCAAATAATATTAGATATATTAATATCTGAATTAATATCTGAATTAATATCTGAATTTCCACTGGTAAAATTCCTGGAAGCTTGTAGACTCAGGCAGTTGAGATCTGTTCACAAATCTCTTATAAAGAGGagattttattataaataaggCAGTCAAGAACATTAATCCCACTTTTTAAGGTGCCATGGTAAATCAGAAGAAGACaactaaaatgtaattttttaacaaagagaaaaagtcaCTTCTAAAACTAGCTCCCTCTGAAACAGCATCTTGCATTTCAACTTCTGAATCGTGACTGCCAAGTGTCTGTGATTGCCCAGTGGGATTATCCAGGGCATTAACATCCTACTAGGATTGTGATTTCTGATACTTTGGTTGACATGTGAAACTCCTTTGTATAGAAATCACTTAATTCAAGCTCCCTTTGTAAGAATTAGAAGTTGCCTTCCTCACAGGGTGTGATTCCTTGCCTCAGAACaaagatacaaaataaaagacacTCAGGTAATCTGTGATTTCAGTTACACAGAGGCATTCTTTCTGAAAGCGAATTTTGAAACACTGGATTTCTATCTGTTATAGCTATGTTGTTTGTccaaaaaaagtgaagaagagATTTAGACCTCGGCAACTTGGGACCTCTATTTCTGTATAGCCTATACAGTGTATATTTCTGCCTCATGTATCTCAACAGAGAAATCTAAATAGGGGTTTGCTGACAGGGATAGTGGGACaatttaaagaagcaaaatgtgTGAAAGATGGTGCCCTAACCTCAGGTCAAATTCAGGTGCTGTGGTGCCTTTGGCAtaatatttgttctttaaattcagggttttttttaagaaagcaagatTTTTGGTATCCTGCTTGCAAATATGTGCAAAAGAGGAGCTAAATGTAGGCCCTAAATACTTTGTCTACTGAGCTGTTGTTGTCTGTTGGGAACACACTGTCCTCAAAGCACCCATTATTAAATCCAGCCAAACGCCTGTGTGCAACTCCTGACACTGCTTAGATATAAAACAGCAGTAGAAGAACTCCAAATAGGTCCTGTTTCAATGACCTCCCTGATGTGGGAAAGTGACACACAGGTCATGTTATTTTCCCTGATGAAAGGAACTTAAGTACCAAATTAAAGACTGATCCTTaggtttcttcttcccttcGTTGAAACTGGGAACAGTGTTCATGCCAGTAGCCTCAGGACATGTTGATTTTATCGACCACCGCTGCAAGCCTTGACATACACATTTTTGGCGGCTGGAAGAATATTGTGAGGGAGGTTTGTTCCCTGCTTCCCCTGTTCTTGAATGGTTCTTCAGATATCCCCTTCTGGCCACAATATTAAATAAGACCCCAGGCCAGGCAACTTTCTGATCAAGAGATGGATTATGTTGTTCTCTGCTAATGTATAGCCCTATAATATCGTATTGCCATGGCTAGTAACAGGCCTTTGTAATCTTCATTAGTAAGTTACTAAATGGCTTGCTTTACCCGAAATTAATGACTTGTTTCACCTGATGCAGTTGTAACAACATTTTTTCTGATTGTCCAGGTGTTTACTTGGTTTACTTGTGCTTAGCTGTGTATGGGTTTATCACTGTAATGTAATATAGCTGTGTAGAGAAACACAGAGTTTGTATGACAGCAGAGACCTTGAGAAGTGGAGACAAAGAATCTTTTGTGGAACACTACAGGCATGGGATGATAAAAGACAAGTTACAGGGTAGACATTGGAGACGTCACAGCTCTATTCCTGTGTTCCATACTGCACGACATCTTACAAACCTTAATCAAGGCCTCTTACAGTTACTTCAGAATCTTTAATTGGCAAAGCCAATCTCTTTGTGACTGGAGCCGGACACGGTTTCTGCCTCTGTTTAGTGATATACATGTTCCTCTAAGTTACTGTTGTAATAGAGAATAAGGCCTGTAAGAAATGGGCCTATAGACACTGAGGCCTTTGTATTTAGGAGTTTAGCTCCTGTTCAGATGCTCATCTCCTGCTACAGAAAGAAGATTGGGGAACGTGCTTGTCGTTGTTGGGATGGACACGACATTCAAAAGTTTCTGAGCAAAAGCcaaattttattgttttacaagtctctttatattttttctcatctatCAGGCTGTGTTCATGCACTAAAGCTGTTAAAGCGATTCGCTCAACCACTCTGTCCATGCGCCTAAAGCTTTACTATGATTGGTTGAACAATGCTGTCCATGCGCTACCTGTGtctactatttttcttgccaacttTCAATTAGATGTTACTTGTTTCGCTTCCAAGATCCTTCTTCAGGACTTTCCAGCCTCCTTTTCAAGGtcaatatccattttctctgatTCTTCAGACCAGCTGTGGACTCCCACACGTGCTGAACAGAAAGATGCTCTCAAGTGCTGTTGCCATATGCCAGTGCTGTGTCGGCGCACACAGTCAAGGGGCAACACAGGGAAAAACCTGACAGGAGGTTAAGTCAGTGGCAAACTACAACAACACAGATTACCTTTCTTGACTCCCAGGGTTTGAAGGACATGGATACCTCCTACTAATAGTTAGCTTCAGCCCCGCTTTCCAAACAATATATCAaaattcttctgttcttctgctgAAGATAagtttctgattttcttccaCTACTTCAACAAGATACTGTATCCAGAACACAGTATTGGTGATGGCTCTCACAACTGGAGAGTGAATAAAGGACTTCACCCCTAGTGAAGCATATGGACAGCTAGCACAGCGTGGTTATACCCACAGGTTTATGTTGCTGGTGTATCCGTCTTGTTCTTTTCCAGCTGACTTCCTGAGTcctgcagggaggaaaaggcaaTGCTGCAACACCAGGGCAGCATCTTAAGTAAGATTTTTAAAGGCCATTTGGGGCTGGTAAATCTGTTGGGTGTGTATGCCTAGCCCAGAACGAGGTacagcagaaaaccaaaagcGTGTGCCTAGGAAGTCAGCCTTGCCAGGCTGCTGCCCTGAGAGCCTCACAGAACTACTCTGTCACCCAAAATGGAACAGCAATCACATGCCTAGTTCGAGAAGATGCTTCAGAAATAGCAAGAAAGGTTGCCTTTTGGGAGGAGGCTTTAGGCTTATGCTTTTCACAGTGATGTTGGTTCCTTCTGCCTCTCAAGACAAGTTTTCTCTTTAGTTCATGAAGACAGGGAGATGTTAAGTGAGCAAGGGAGGAAAGACATTTCCATCTAAACTGACTCTTTAGAGAGCCATCTTTCTAAATGAGAATCTACAAGATGATACAGGTTTTCAAGGGCTCAGGAGAGAACAGGTTCGAATAGAAAGTTTCCACTGAAGAAATGAGCACAGTTGAacctcccctccccccgcccccccctaGGGTCTGGCAGGCCGCTACACATCTGACTAGAAGACATATTCTGTTTACACAGAAAACGCACAAAGTTCTGAGATCTTTCTAAATCTTATACGGCAATGGAGGACCTTGAGCCTTCCCTGTTACTCTAAACCTTCTTGAGATAGCCACATTTACGTTTCTGTTCTGCGTTATACTCTTGCTTGCACTTGTCCAAAGTGTTTATCAAATCCTACTTAATTGACAATATGCAATGTGGAAGCTGCCTTGGGACTGCCCTGACCCACGTCCAGGGCGTTGTGCTTCGTCTTGTTGAACTTGCACAGGCCCTCCTCTCacgcctgtccaggtccctcatAGACGAAGGGAACAACAGCCCGTCTTGTTGCTTGGTAGACAAGGAAGAAAGTTCTGCTGTCCAGGAGGGACAGCACGTGAAAGTCTCTGTGGTCTCTGCCCTTCTCATTCTCTTTGGTGTATTGAGTGTATGTCATCAGGCACCTCAATACAGCACAGCAGTACTTCATGATGAGAGCTGCTTTCCGGTTGGAAACCTGGCCATGAGTGGCCTCTAGCTGGAGCCAGAGGCTTGCGTATTCTACTGTGGTCCTGAAGAAGCAGAACAAGCGAATCGTGTactcagagaatcatagaatcaaagaataatagagtagtttgtgttggaagggaccttaaagatcatctagttccaacccccatgggcagcgacaccccctctccagtttatagccattgccccttgtcctatcactgcaagcctttgtcaacagcccctccccagctttcctgtagccccttcaggtactggaaggtcgctataagacctcctcagagccttctcttgtccaggctgaacaagcccaactctctcagcctgtcctcgtatgggaggcgctccagccctctgatcatctttgtagccctcctctggacccgttgcaacatctccatgtccttcttacgctgagcgttccagaactggacacaatactccagatgaggtctcacaagagaggaatagtggcgcagaatcccctccctcgacctgctggccactcttcttttgctgcagcccaggacagggttggccctctgggctgcgagcgcacgttgccggctcatgtcgagcttctcatcaaccagcaccccaagtccttctctgcagggcagctctcaatcacgttGTCCTacatcatgtactgaaattggggattgctctgacccaggtgtaggaccttgcacttggccttgttgaacctctcCTCAcagttctcacaggcccacttctccagcctgtctgtgTCCTTCTGGACGACGTCCTGTCTTTCCACTGTGgtaactgcaccactcagcttggtgtcgtctgcaaacttgctgagtgtgcactcaatctcgccACCAATATCATTGCTGAAGCACCGGTCCCAGCACAcccccctgagggacaccacttggCACGGATCTCCATCAGGattttgagccattgaccactactctttgacTACGACCATCCAACCCGTTTCTTAAGCAGCAAatagtccacccatcaaattcatctctctccaatttagagagaaggatgttgtgggggaccgcaacaaaggctttacagaagtccagatagatcacatcgGTTGGTTCCCCGTGTCCACTGCCgtagttaccccatcatagaaagccactaggctgaggttggtcagacaggacttgcccctggaGAAGCCATGCTGTCTGCCCTTGATCACCaccatgtcctccatgtgctttagcgtgtcttctaggaggatctgttccatgatcttcccaggcagaggggtgaggctgacaggtccgtagttcccagggtcatcttttctaccctttgtaaaaatgggcacaacattacccttcttccgGACagcagggacttctcctgactgccatgacttttcaaatatcacggagagtggcttggcaaccacatcggccaattccttcaggactctgggatgcatctcgtCAGGTCCCGTGGACTCAGATACggtcaggttcctcaggtgtttgcgaacctgatcctcctctactgtgggagggggtttacccccctggtccccaccttgttgtcccatgacccaggaggggtgaggagagcagttgtcagtgaagaccgAGGCAAAACAGTTGGTAAGTAcgtcagccttctcctcatctcttGATACGAGGTCAACATTCCCAACCATTCGGGGAGAGGGGGGGCGTGTTCCCTTTAGCCTTCCTCTTCTGACCGACGTACCTGTGAAAGCCCCTCTCGctggtcttcacttcccttgccaagttcagctccagctgggccttggccttcctgaccgCATCCCTACACAACGGGGCAGCGTCCCTATACACGTCCCAGgctacctgtccctgcttgcactgcctgtgcagttccctctaCTCCAGTtggaccagcaggtctcgactcagccacacCGGTGccctccctttcctgcctgatttcctacagaAGAGGACTGAGCGCTCTTACGCTTTGTGGAAAGCCTCAAGTGGTGGCTACGGGTACTCTTGCCCTCTCCAAAACAACAGTCTCCCATTGTCCGTAGTTGGGCTCAACTATGTTGAGCATGGAGTGCTTTAAAAGGCCACGGCAACAGCGGCGTGAAAGATGCGACCGCcccagcagaaggaaggagtgaAGTATACACATGTGCTGCCGAGGTCTTTTGGTCACCGCTGAGTCAGTCCCACTGGAGGTGCGATTGGCAGCTCCCACGGACAAATTTGAACCAGACTGTCATCTCTGGACTTTGGCAGGGTGGCAAAGCTGAATCCTGGCCTGAGTGCAGGCACTGTGGCTCCAATTCCTCCCTGCGCAAGCACAACACAGCAATACCCGTCACGGTGCTCTCCTGGGCACTGGTATCTGCACGGGGTTAAGTTCTGGCCAAAGCGTTCCCTCTCTAAGGTAAGATGTCTTGGTATTTCTGCAGAAGACTATTGAAAGCGATGGCTGATGACACTGCTGAAGCTTTCCCAATGAGTTTGACAAGCTATGGGTGAGAGCCAGAGGGACGATGGAGAGCAGGTTTTGACCGAAATAGCACGTTGTTGAGTCATTTCCTAAAGTCGTTAGAAGAAAGTTCACTGTGGTGCTAGAgcttttgcagttctttttccAGGTGCCTTCCTCATTTTGGAATCTGCCCTCACCCATGGGGCAGGAGAGTAGGCTTTAGTGGGCTCAGAGAGAGTGGGAAAGCCTCACGCCAGGGGGCGGTGGGCTGGTTAGTTCTGCCAGGGCTAGACCTTCTTCCAGAAGAGTTTGTGATCCCTGTAGCCCCTGTTTTGAGATGCTTTGGCTGCCCCAAGAGGAGTTACAAGTTGCAGGAGATGTTTGGCAAGCTGAAGAGAGAGCACAGAAAGCGCAGATCTAAAAAGTGGGTGAGCAATTGAGTGGATAGGGTTGCTCAGCCACACAAATTACAGCCGCTGTTTGACGAGCAGTTTAAAATGACATGTCCTCATAAAGCTGGTAGAGAAAGGTGAAAAGTTGTTCTTTCCAAACAACATTCTTCCCGGAATCCGCATGTTTCCTGTAACAATTCTTCCTCCCGCATGTTTCATGTAACGACTAATGGAAAGTGCTGTCCAAGCCTTATGACCCTGTATTGTTTCAATACAGTTTATGATGCAACAGCGGTATTACAATGTTATTATTGTGTAGTATTATGTCCTATTCCAATCATTACCacattatttcaatttttctcaCAGAGGGTAAGGCTTTGAGAAGCCTTCTAGAAATGTACTGTCACAgtggcagagcagaaacagagatcCCGCCACGGACAGGCCCCTTGCCACCACCAGCATACCCACCAGCAGCCTCCCCCATTGGTGTCACGAAGGCACCAAGGCACGCCTGTGTCCGCAAGCACACAGGTCAGCACCAAGGGAGCCAATGCCACCTCATGGCATTGGGGTCTCACGGAGTAAAGCATCCACCAATCAGGGCACCCATGAGTTGTAAGGGCTCGGGAGGCTCCTATGCGCTCTGCAAAGGGAGCCCCCGGGAGCCCTGTCCTGCAGGGCAGTTTGTACTTTGTGGGCGTCGGGGCGCAGTCCGCCCAGGACAGGTGAAAGTCACTGAGCCGGAGGGGGGATTggtggggggaggggagccggagggggtgtgtgtgtgaaggcTGGGGCTGGCTGCGGGGGGAGGCTGTGGTGTGCTCCGGCGCCTGTGACATCACAAAGGATGAGCCACGGGGGAGGTTATAAAGGCACCAGCAGGCAGCCCTGAGCAGTACGGAGTGGGACAGTGGTGAGTGCGCACATGCCGGGAAGCTGGGCTGGACGAGGGCTGGGGCAGAAACGCGGGTCCCAGGGAGGGTCGGTTTTCCCCCACATCGAGGTCCCAGCCGCTCGCTGGAGCACCTCGGGGAGGGCACGGTGCAAAGGCATTGCTGCCTTCCAGCTGTGTCGCCCCCACTCCTGTCTGCCCCAAAGCTCCTTCTCgcctgccaccagctccctccatcccagcctctCTGAAACCCTCTCgtccttcctcctgcaggcCATGGCTGCCATAGCACTCCTCGTTCGTGCCTTGCTGTCCTTCATCCGGAACCTGCCGATGGTTGGTGATGAGCTGGATGAGGCGACACGTCAACTCATGCAGCAGCGTGCCCTGTACCTGAACGCGGAGATGACTCGGCTGCTGCAAGACATAGAGGACAGGAGCGTGGAGCAGAAGACACAGGAGCAGTGTGACTTTGCCTGGGGAGCACTGCTCTCCACTGCCTTACAGCAGTGGCACCTCTGCGTGATTACTGGAGTCCTGGTCCTGCTCTTTGTGCTCTGCTGGTGGTTCGGGAACAGGAGCCGtgaggcagaaagcagcagcactgaggaaaGGTGCTACTGCAAGATGGTGaatgtggaggaggaggaggaagaattgGAAATTGGGGGCAAAAGTGCTGCTGATGAGCAGGATCTGGACTGGGCTTTGGAAAGGCGCTTTCTGAGGCGAGTGCAGAATCCGGCCTACATTGGCCTGCTGGTGGAGGACCTGGTGGCTGAACTCCTCTGGCTCTTCCAAAAGCGCTTCTGCAATagtttcttccctgtgctgcaaACAGCCATCGGTGTGGGCAGCACCTTCGAAGCTTGGGATCCCTGTGAAGATAGTGCTGTCTACCAGCTGCTCGTGCCCCTGAAGGCACCTCGTGGCCACAGGTTCCAGCTGCAGATGGGCGCCACAGGGCAGATGCCAGTAGAAGACCCCCGCATCTATGTGGAGCTGGAGTGCACCTGCACAGGGCAGCAGAACATGCTCTGCTTCCTCCACCATTCTGAGGAGGAGCTGACAAGAAATCAGGATCCCAGCCTCCTACACATCCTCTGCACAGGCTCCTACCTAGATGTGCAAAAAACTGCCCTCTGCTTCCAGACCTTTGTCATGTCAACCTGGATGGACGTGTCTCATTCCCATTGCTACTACATGGAGATGCTGCCCTCCAGCCGGTCCTGCAAGCTGCAGCTGACGGGTGCCTCCAGAAGAACCCTCTTCATTGAGTTGATTTTTGGGGTACAGCAAGGGGACTCGGACATCTTCCTGAGTAGCCAGGCTACAGAGGACACCTTCAACGCAAGCACTACGTGGCCAGTGACCTACGCTGTGGCAGAGGTGAAGTTCTTCAGGCACATGGCCAAAAGGGCCCCAGCCAAGCGTGCCCACCTCAAATGCCTTCAGACCTGCGCCTGCATCCTGACGGGCACAAGCTTTTCCACCTATGACTTCAAGACAGCTGTGATGCACCTCCTGACCACAAACCCCCTCTCACGCTGGCACAGGAAGAACTTCCTACTGCAGCTGCAAGACATCATGCGGTACATGCGCgggtgcctggaggagaagcgCCTCAACCACTTCTTCCTTGGCAATGAGAATGTGCCCGAGGAGATAAGCTTGCCGCTATCCTTCAAAACGGCTGAGCCACTCAACCTCTTCCAACGCTTTGCACAGGATCCGGTGGCCTGTGGTGACGCGCTGCGTGATTTCGTCAAGCTTGAAGAGCGACTCGTAAGACAGCTCATCCTGGGATATTGGGAGATGTCTCCACAGACGGAGCTGTGATTGTGGGTCTCACAGCTGACAGCAGGCGACATCCTCACGCGGCAGGGAAAAAGAGGGGTGAATGCAGGACAtagacagggaagggaaaccCCTGTGCAGCAGCCCCGTGCCAAGAGTGGCTGTGTTCTCCCTTCAACAAACTCAGTGCAGCGGCGGGGATGACCAGGCTGACTACAAAGATGACTTTCATCTACCTTTCCGCTTGAGCCTCTTGCAAGGAGGCTTGTGCCAGAGACTCCTGTTTCCCCCTGGATGGTGACTGTCCCCATCTCTTGGAGAGAGTCCCTTTCCTTTGGGATATTTACCCTGTACAAAGTTGTCAATAAATAGTGTGTTTTGAACAAGGGCTGCGTCTCTGCCTGTCTGTGCATCACTTTGCCAGGGAGTATGAGCATAGGCTGCTGGCTGCTCAGCTGCCGCAGAGCCGGGGAGCATTTCCAGAAGGGCTGGTGCACTGCGCTCCAGTTTCACTGATTCTGCAGCCACTCTGTGCTTCCATGGGCTGGCAACCAGAACAGTTTGTCCCCCTCCACAGCTGGGCATGTTGCCTGTGTACCACGGGGAGCCTGAAAGTGTCTTCCTTAGGATCTGTAGGCAAACCAAAGCCTGGCAGCCCAACACCGCTGCCCTTGGGCGACCGCAGGGAGGCGCGTACAACGCTGTCTGAGCAGGGAGCACCTTGCACAGGGGACAAGAGCCACGATTGCTGTTGTGGTCTCTGGCTTCTGTAAGGCAGGAGGCGCATTCACCGTAGCCCCTCGAGACCTACAAGCCAAGGTTCCTACCATCTTAGCGAGGGAGACTTCAACACATGCAGCAAGGTTAAGCAAAGATTTTTAGACGTCTCCCATTAAATCGATACTGCAATTCAGATGAAATGCTGTCTCTGCATCTTTCACACCGGTGGATTTTCTCACCTCAACTTTCCCATAAAAATGGCCTGACCCTTCCCATAAAAAGTTTTGGTTTGCTGAAAATTGGCCATAGAAACACTTTGTTTACCATGCATCTTTGCTGGTTCAAAGGGGTGAAGCCCCTTACGGGTTTGGCTTAAGAAGGCAAGAAGAGAAAGACCTTCTTGGCGTAAGGTCTGCCATGGGAATGTTTTCATTGGAATCCTTGCATCCAACACTTGTTTAGTGCTCTGCGttcctccagctgcaaagaGCAAGCTCTGTGTTGCAGTTGAGGGCCTTTTGCCGATCTCTCCTTTTGAACCTGTTGTGTGTTTCTTGGCGTGTTCTTTCTCTCTCGTGCAACTTTGAGCTTTCAAGCCAATGACGATGCTTCCCGAGCAGCATTACTGAGAACTGTTCTTGCCCAGTCTGGTTTCTGACTCTCGGAGGATAGCTGGCCCGGATAGACCGGTGCTGCAGGATCTCCATTCCAATTGTGTTCAGGCACAACCGACCAGCGACTGGAGAGCCCCCCGGGTCCCAGCGGAGTCCCggccagcagcagctgtctCCTGCCCAAGAGCATGCTGCAGAGTGTCACCTTTCCGTGAACCCTTTGGCTGTAATGCTACGCAGACACGATTGCTTTCAAGAAGGGAATTAGTAGAGTCTGGGGCTTGTAGGGGTGAGATTCCTAGGTACTGCCCTGAGGTCCCAGTCCTCCAAATATGTTGAATTGCCTCTCTTGCACTTGAGGAGCTGTCTCAGCTTTTAGCAGTGACGTGGAAAACATGCTCTTCCTCTGTATCCTCTGGCCTCTCCATGTGAACTGAGGAAAAACAGCCTCCCTCCTCTGGTGTCTGAGCACGCTGTGCAGATCCCGTTGGGCTGACTTGTGCCTGTGGGCTGTGGAAACACCCCATAGAGGTGAGCCTGCCCTGTGTGCTCACTGGCACACCCCCCTGTATTGCTAGCTTCTGGTCCTTGAAGTGTGACCTTGTGTGCCAGCATCCCTCAACACATCCCCTTGTCCAGGCACTGGTTTGCCGACCAGAGGGCAGAAGCAGGGCTGAACTGGCTGGCCATCAGCCTTCCttaatgctgctgctctttgctgGGTCACACTGCTTGCCAAGTGCAGGTAGGCTTGAGCAATGCCGTAAGTCTTGTCCTGGAACCAAATCCCACCTGATTCCTGCCCAGTCCCGGGAAGGCAGGCACTGTGGTCGGAGGGCTTCACCTCTAATGGAGCAGCCTGACTTGGGGCTTAAATGCTCCAAGG belongs to Cuculus canorus isolate bCucCan1 chromosome Z, bCucCan1.pri, whole genome shotgun sequence and includes:
- the LOC128850454 gene encoding inositol 1,4,5-trisphosphate receptor-interacting protein-like 1; amino-acid sequence: MAAIALLVRALLSFIRNLPMVGDELDEATRQLMQQRALYLNAEMTRLLQDIEDRSVEQKTQEQCDFAWGALLSTALQQWHLCVITGVLVLLFVLCWWFGNRSREAESSSTEERCYCKMVNVEEEEEELEIGGKSAADEQDLDWALERRFLRRVQNPAYIGLLVEDLVAELLWLFQKRFCNSFFPVLQTAIGVGSTFEAWDPCEDSAVYQLLVPLKAPRGHRFQLQMGATGQMPVEDPRIYVELECTCTGQQNMLCFLHHSEEELTRNQDPSLLHILCTGSYLDVQKTALCFQTFVMSTWMDVSHSHCYYMEMLPSSRSCKLQLTGASRRTLFIELIFGVQQGDSDIFLSSQATEDTFNASTTWPVTYAVAEVKFFRHMAKRAPAKRAHLKCLQTCACILTGTSFSTYDFKTAVMHLLTTNPLSRWHRKNFLLQLQDIMRYMRGCLEEKRLNHFFLGNENVPEEISLPLSFKTAEPLNLFQRFAQDPVACGDALRDFVKLEERLVRQLILGYWEMSPQTEL